Proteins from a single region of Oreochromis niloticus isolate F11D_XX linkage group LG7, O_niloticus_UMD_NMBU, whole genome shotgun sequence:
- the mpi gene encoding mannose-6-phosphate isomerase, which yields MEEVRVFPLTCAVQNYAWGKVGLDSEVAKLVIGGDALAVVEADKPYAELWMGAHPKGDAQIKDNRIAQTTLGQWIAHFPACLGSKVKDTFQGQLPFLFKVLSVNTALSIQAHPNKELATRLHTQFPEHYPDTNHKPEMAIALTRFEGLCGFRPVEEILEFLEKVPEFHTLVGHGAAQELRASVGDADRTSQALKRCFTRMMDWEKKVVVENLNELVKRVTEDAAAGKDTSGINGDLLLRLHSQYPGDIGCFSIYFLNHVVLNPGQAMFLGANEPHAYLYGDCIECMACSDNTVRAGLTPKYIDVNTLCEMLNYSPAPASSKIFPCLQDPSDPCVSIYNPPVPDFTVMRIQIPASVKQYNIAPVDSASILLVIEGEATGTSPAALSDLTLMRGSVLFVSANESVSLHITSQSGMTLFRACCLL from the exons ATGGAGGAAGTGAGAG TGTTTCCCCTAACCTGTGCTGTGCAAAATTATGCATGGGGCAAGGTTGGACTGGACAGCGAGGTGGCCAAGCTGGTGATTGGCGGAGATGCACTTGCTGTTGTAGAGGCTGATAAACCTTATGCAGAG CTGTGGATGGGCGCTCACCCAAAAGGTGACGCCCAGATTAAGGACAACAGGATCGCACAGACCACCCTGGGCCAGTGGATCGCCCACTTCCCTGCCTGCCTGGGCTCAAAGGTGAAAGACACCTTCCAGGGTCAGCTGCCTTTCCTCTTCAAAGTTCTCTCGGTCAACACGGCTCTGTCAATACAGGCCCACCCCAACAAG GAATTAGCCACTCGACTACACACTCAGTTTCCGGAGCACTACCCAGACACCAACCACAAGCCTGAGATGGCCATTGCTCTCACCCGCTTCGAAGGCCTCTGTGGTTTCAGACCAGTGGAAGAGATCCTGGAATTTCTTGAAA AGGTCCCAGAGTTCCATACTCTGGTGGGTCACGGGGCAGCACAGGAGCTGCGGGCCAGCGTGGGAGATGCAGACCGTACGAGCCAGGCGCTGAAGAGGTGCTTCACCAGGATGATGGACTGGGAGAAGAAGGTGGTGGTAGAGAACCTCAACGAACTGGTGAAAAGGGTCACGGAAGACG CTGCAGCTGGAAAGGACACGTCAGGCATCAATGGTGACCTGTTGCTCCGTCTCCACTCTCAGTACCCTGGAGACATTGGCTGCTTCTCAATCTACTTCCTCAATCATGTGGTCCTGAATCCAGGCCAGGCCATGTTCCTGGGAGCCAATGAGCCTCACGCTTACCTTTATGGAG ACTGTATTGAGTGCATGGCCTGCTCAGACAACACTGTGAGGGCCGGACTGACACCCAAATACATCGATGTTAACACGCTCTGTGAGATGCTGAACTACAGCCCCGCCCCTGCCTCCTCGAAAATCTTCCCGTGTCTTCAGGACCCCTCTGACCCCTGTGTGTCCATATACAACCCGCCCGTGCCAGACTTCACTGTCATGAGGATACAG ATCCCAGCCTCAGTGAAGCAGTACAATATTGCTCCAGTCGACAGCGCCAGCATCCTCCTGGTTATTGAAGGTGAAGCCACGGGAACGTCGCCTGCCGCTCTCTCCGACCTCACACTGATGCGGGGCAGCGTCCTGTTTGTCTCAGCCAACGAGAGCGTCTCTCTACACATCACCTCGCAGTCGGGGATGACCCTTTTTCGAGCCTGCTGCCTTCTGTAG